The following proteins are encoded in a genomic region of Buchnera aphidicola (Aphis nerii):
- the serS gene encoding serine--tRNA ligase has translation MLNPYLLRKELLLVSEKLSKKCFNLDVSLMSKMENERKKLQVQTENLQYKHKLLSDLFRKSKILKENNDILKNKIIRSKENLDILKNKLNLLKEKIHNFSMSIPNIPSEDVPRGTGYSNNKIIKYWGEKKKYNFIIRDHIQIGKNFNQINWEEASKISGSRFVVMKGKIALLHRALTQFMLDIHTNEHGYIETYVPYLVNYDALYGTGQLPKFSNDLFHVNSIDKKKYILIPTAEVPLTNLFRNEILNETSLPIMLTACTPCFRSESSSYGRDVKGLIRLHQFDKVELIQIVKPELSMQTLEILTNHAEKILQLLELPYRKVLLCGGEMGFSATKTYDLEVWFPSQNKYREISSCSNMGDFQARRMQTRYRKKLDKTNNFVHTLNGSGLAVGRTLAAILENYQQEDGRVKIPKILQAKYLQNMQFIS, from the coding sequence ATGTTAAACCCTTATTTATTAAGAAAAGAATTACTTTTAGTTTCAGAAAAATTATCAAAAAAGTGTTTCAATTTAGATGTTTCATTAATGTCTAAAATGGAAAACGAAAGAAAAAAATTACAAGTACAAACTGAAAATTTACAATATAAACATAAGTTATTATCTGATTTATTTAGAAAATCAAAAATTTTAAAAGAAAATAATGATATTTTAAAAAATAAAATTATTAGATCTAAAGAAAATTTAGATATTTTAAAAAATAAATTAAACCTTTTAAAAGAAAAAATTCATAATTTTTCTATGTCTATACCTAATATACCATCTGAAGATGTTCCTAGAGGAACCGGATACAGTAATAATAAAATAATAAAATATTGGGGTGAAAAGAAAAAATATAACTTTATCATTCGAGATCATATACAAATAGGAAAAAATTTTAATCAAATAAATTGGGAAGAAGCATCTAAAATATCTGGATCGAGATTTGTTGTAATGAAAGGAAAAATTGCACTTTTACACAGGGCATTAACTCAATTTATGTTAGATATACACACTAACGAACATGGTTATATTGAAACATATGTACCTTATTTAGTAAATTATGATGCTTTGTACGGTACCGGACAATTACCTAAATTTAGTAATGATTTATTTCATGTTAATTCTATAGATAAAAAGAAATATATATTAATACCTACTGCAGAAGTTCCTTTAACTAATTTATTTAGAAATGAAATATTAAATGAAACAAGTTTACCTATTATGTTAACTGCTTGTACGCCTTGTTTCAGATCAGAGTCATCTTCTTATGGACGAGATGTTAAAGGTTTAATTCGTTTACATCAATTTGATAAAGTAGAACTAATACAAATTGTTAAACCAGAATTATCTATGCAAACGTTAGAAATTTTAACTAATCATGCAGAAAAAATTTTACAACTTTTAGAATTACCATATAGAAAAGTTTTATTATGTGGTGGGGAAATGGGTTTTTCTGCTACTAAAACATATGATTTAGAAGTATGGTTTCCTTCACAAAATAAATATAGAGAAATTTCTTCTTGTTCTAATATGGGTGATTTTCAAGCGCGTCGTATGCAAACGCGATATCGAAAGAAATTAGACAAAACTAATAATTTTGTACATACATTGAATGGATCTGGATTAGCTGTAGGTAGAACGTTAGCAGCAATATTAGAAAATTATCAACAAGAAGATGGTCGAGTAAAAATCCCAAAAATATTACAAGCTAAATATCTTCAAAATATGCAATTTATAAGTTAA
- the serC gene encoding 3-phosphoserine/phosphohydroxythreonine transaminase has translation MSLIYNFSAGPAMIPKDVLYQAQLELKNWNNLGCSVMEISHRTEDFYRVTVEAEQDLRDLLNISDNYKILFCQGGARGQFSAVPMNLLGKISKADYINSGYWSNSAFLESKKYCNTRSISIKKIQNNKSFLIKPSQWDISDISAYIHYCPNETIDGLSVYEEPNFKNKIIVGDFSSFILSRSIDVSKYGLIYAGAQKNIGPSGITIIIIRKDLIGHASKLCPSIFDYNIIYKHDSMFNTPPTFAWYLAGLVFKWLKKQGGIKNIEQLNKKKSDLLYQFIDQSDFYINNIDKQNRSQMNVVFHLINSKLNEKFLQESKKFGLCALKGHYIVGGMRASIYNAMPVEGVEKLVKFMLFFENKYG, from the coding sequence ATGAGTTTAATTTATAATTTTAGCGCTGGACCAGCTATGATTCCTAAAGATGTTCTATATCAAGCTCAATTAGAATTGAAAAATTGGAATAATTTAGGATGTTCTGTAATGGAAATTAGTCATCGTACTGAAGATTTCTATCGAGTTACTGTAGAAGCAGAACAAGATTTAAGAGATTTATTGAATATATCTGATAATTATAAAATATTATTTTGTCAAGGAGGTGCTCGAGGTCAATTTTCAGCAGTTCCTATGAATTTATTAGGAAAAATTTCAAAAGCTGATTATATTAATAGTGGATATTGGTCTAATTCTGCATTTTTGGAATCTAAAAAATATTGTAATACTAGGAGTATCTCAATAAAAAAAATTCAAAATAATAAAAGTTTTCTTATAAAACCCTCACAATGGGATATTAGTGATATCTCTGCATATATTCATTACTGTCCGAATGAAACTATAGATGGATTATCGGTCTACGAAGAACCAAATTTTAAAAATAAAATAATTGTTGGAGATTTTTCATCATTTATTTTATCTCGTTCAATTGATGTTAGTAAATATGGACTTATTTATGCTGGTGCTCAAAAAAATATTGGTCCTTCTGGTATTACAATTATTATAATTAGAAAAGATTTAATAGGACATGCTTCTAAATTATGTCCATCTATTTTTGATTATAATATTATATATAAACATGATTCTATGTTTAATACACCTCCTACATTTGCGTGGTATTTAGCAGGCTTAGTTTTTAAATGGCTTAAAAAACAAGGTGGAATAAAAAATATTGAACAGTTAAATAAAAAAAAATCAGATTTATTGTATCAGTTTATAGATCAAAGTGATTTTTATATTAATAATATAGATAAACAAAATAGATCTCAAATGAATGTGGTTTTTCATTTAATTAATTCAAAATTAAATGAAAAATTTTTACAAGAATCAAAAAAATTTGGTCTATGTGCTTTAAAAGGACATTATATTGTCGGTGGTATGCGTGCTTCAATTTATAATGCTATGCCTGTAGAAGGTGTAGAAAAATTAGTTAAATTTATGTTGTTTTTTGAAAATAAATATGGATAA
- the aroA gene encoding 3-phosphoshikimate 1-carboxyvinyltransferase, whose amino-acid sequence MQKFLKLRPVSYVNGTVYLPGSKSISNRVLLLSALSNGTTTISNLLDSEDTQHMLVALKKIGIYYSLSNNNKTCHIKGNHESFKISKSISLFLGNAGTAIRPLLSVFSLYNNNDITLIGDDRMNERPIKHLVDALHQGGAIIEYKNNFGYPPICTKGGFIGGSITLDGSISSQFLTSLLIIAPLALKNTTIFIKGNLVSKPYIDITINLIKLFGINIKHDSYSVFYIIGNQKYKTPGNYTIEGDASSASYFLAAAAIKGGSVKVIGAGKKSIQGDIKFADILEKMGAIINWGDSFIISTQNKLHAIDLDMNHIPDAAMTIAIVALFAKGTTIIRNIHNWRVKETDRLSAMTNELRKVGAIVDEGKDFLSITPPDNIKHAKINTYNDHRMAMCFSLLCLSNMSVDIINPSCVIKTYPSYFEDFLNICKI is encoded by the coding sequence ATGCAAAAATTTTTAAAATTACGTCCAGTTTCTTATGTTAATGGGACTGTTTATTTACCTGGATCAAAAAGTATTTCGAATAGAGTATTATTATTATCAGCTTTATCTAATGGTACAACAACTATTAGTAATTTATTAGATAGTGAAGATACTCAACATATGCTAGTTGCTTTAAAAAAAATTGGAATTTATTATTCTTTGTCTAATAATAATAAAACTTGTCATATTAAAGGTAATCATGAATCATTTAAAATATCAAAATCTATTTCATTATTTTTAGGAAATGCAGGTACAGCTATTAGACCTCTTCTTTCTGTTTTTTCTTTATATAATAATAACGACATTACGTTAATTGGAGATGACAGAATGAATGAAAGACCTATTAAACATCTTGTTGATGCATTACACCAGGGAGGCGCAATTATTGAATATAAAAATAATTTTGGATATCCTCCAATATGTACAAAGGGTGGTTTTATAGGTGGTTCAATTACATTAGATGGTAGTATTTCTAGTCAATTTTTAACATCATTGTTAATAATTGCTCCACTAGCATTAAAAAATACGACTATATTTATCAAAGGAAATTTAGTTTCTAAGCCATATATAGATATTACGATTAACTTGATAAAATTATTTGGTATAAATATTAAGCATGATTCCTATTCTGTTTTTTATATTATAGGAAATCAGAAATACAAAACGCCAGGTAATTATACGATTGAAGGCGATGCCTCCTCAGCTTCATATTTTTTAGCAGCTGCAGCAATTAAAGGCGGATCAGTCAAAGTCATAGGAGCTGGAAAAAAAAGTATACAAGGTGATATTAAATTCGCTGATATTCTAGAGAAAATGGGTGCAATTATTAACTGGGGTGATTCTTTTATTATATCTACTCAAAATAAATTACACGCAATAGATTTAGATATGAACCATATTCCCGATGCTGCTATGACTATTGCGATAGTAGCTTTATTTGCTAAGGGTACTACCATCATTAGAAATATACATAATTGGAGAGTTAAAGAAACAGATAGGTTGTCTGCTATGACAAATGAATTAAGAAAAGTTGGTGCAATAGTAGATGAGGGAAAAGATTTTTTGTCTATTACTCCTCCTGATAACATAAAACATGCGAAAATTAATACGTATAATGATCATCGTATGGCAATGTGTTTTTCATTGTTATGTTTATCTAATATGAGTGTTGATATAATAAACCCTAGCTGTGTAATTAAAACTTATCCGTCATATTTCGAAGATTTTTTGAATATTTGCAAAATTTAG
- the znuC gene encoding zinc ABC transporter ATP-binding protein ZnuC, with protein sequence MSELVVLKNVYVNLSNRLILHDVSLSLNSNRIITLIGPNGAGKSTLIRVILGLIKPTSGVVFRTDGISVGYVPQKLYLNNLLPITVERFMQLSRYKKTTNILKILTRVKAESLIYLSLQKLSGGEIQRVLLARALLNNPDLLVLDEPVQGVDVMGQLDLYNLIHCIRNELNCTILIVSHDLNFVMAHTDHVICLNKHICCFGSPKKVFKNLEFISMFGLDRIQEIAIYHHHHDHIHQY encoded by the coding sequence ATGTCTGAATTGGTTGTTTTAAAAAATGTGTATGTAAATCTCTCTAATCGTTTAATTCTTCATGATGTTTCATTATCTTTAAATTCTAATCGTATAATTACATTAATTGGTCCCAACGGAGCTGGAAAATCTACTTTAATACGCGTTATTTTAGGATTAATAAAACCTACGTCCGGAGTGGTTTTCCGTACAGATGGAATATCTGTTGGTTATGTACCACAAAAATTATATCTTAATAATTTATTACCTATTACAGTAGAACGATTTATGCAATTATCTCGATATAAAAAAACAACAAATATTTTAAAAATTTTAACACGTGTTAAGGCAGAATCACTAATATATTTGTCTTTGCAAAAGTTGTCAGGTGGTGAAATACAACGTGTTCTTTTAGCTAGAGCTTTATTAAATAATCCAGATTTACTTGTTTTAGATGAACCAGTACAAGGAGTTGATGTAATGGGTCAATTAGATTTATATAATTTAATCCATTGTATACGTAATGAATTAAATTGTACTATTTTAATAGTTTCTCATGATTTAAATTTTGTTATGGCTCATACTGATCATGTAATTTGTCTAAACAAACATATTTGTTGTTTCGGCAGTCCTAAAAAAGTATTTAAAAATTTAGAATTTATTTCAATGTTTGGTTTAGATCGCATTCAAGAAATAGCAATTTATCATCATCATCATGATCATATCCATCAATATTAA
- a CDS encoding peptidoglycan DD-metalloendopeptidase family protein yields the protein MQHIYKQIYLYFNCIFIFFIRISFISIILSSCTIISEEKKILFNQVIFKKNHNISNNEEKKIILYKKNTKIKYKNLKNHQKIKNLFDLILDPSKNKFTQKIIHIKKNSNFFNSAYASKLNLSDINTIIKAIEWQVSFRKINVNSTFHLIYLKKKTNSKKNKNILLGIKVNNLDKTYYAIRAPNGNFYDENGVNKSKIIMNFALLKKYRISSHFNLHRFHPVTQRISRHLGVDLAMPKGTLVLATSSGKIIKTGFNNISGFYIVINNQNQCITKYMHLKKILVKAGENIQINQKIALSGDTGRTTGPHLHYEIWINKHAINPIYAQSFFVNELTKKERIAYFKISKIILSILK from the coding sequence ATGCAGCATATTTATAAACAGATTTATTTATATTTCAATTGTATATTTATATTTTTTATAAGAATCTCTTTTATTTCTATAATATTATCAAGTTGCACTATTATATCAGAAGAAAAAAAAATATTATTTAATCAAGTAATTTTTAAAAAAAATCATAATATTTCAAATAATGAAGAAAAAAAAATTATTTTATATAAAAAAAATACAAAAATTAAGTATAAAAACTTAAAAAATCATCAAAAAATTAAAAATTTATTTGATTTAATTCTAGATCCTTCAAAAAACAAATTTACACAAAAAATAATTCATATTAAAAAAAATTCTAATTTTTTTAATAGTGCATATGCATCAAAACTAAATTTATCTGATATTAACACTATTATTAAAGCAATAGAATGGCAGGTAAGTTTTCGTAAAATTAATGTCAACAGTACATTTCATTTAATTTATTTAAAAAAGAAAACAAATTCAAAAAAAAATAAAAATATATTATTAGGTATAAAAGTAAATAATTTAGATAAAACATATTATGCCATACGAGCACCTAATGGTAATTTCTATGATGAAAATGGTGTTAATAAATCAAAAATAATTATGAATTTTGCATTATTAAAAAAATATCGAATTTCTTCTCATTTCAATTTACATAGGTTTCATCCTGTTACTCAGCGTATCAGTCGTCATTTAGGAGTTGATTTAGCAATGCCTAAAGGAACCTTAGTACTTGCTACTAGCAGTGGTAAAATAATTAAAACAGGATTTAATAATATCTCAGGTTTTTATATAGTTATAAACAATCAAAACCAATGTATTACTAAATACATGCATCTCAAAAAAATTTTAGTAAAAGCAGGTGAAAATATACAAATAAATCAAAAAATTGCATTATCTGGAGATACTGGAAGAACAACAGGTCCCCATTTACATTATGAGATTTGGATAAATAAACACGCAATTAATCCAATATATGCTCAATCTTTTTTCGTTAACGAACTTACAAAAAAAGAACGTATTGCATATTTTAAAATATCTAAAATAATTTTATCAATATTAAAATAA
- the aspS gene encoding aspartate--tRNA ligase, translating to MRTKYCGNIRIIDLNKSLILSGWVNKIRNFGQFIFVDMRDCTGIVQIIFELKNDAIFKKALSLKNESCIQVVGTVRKRNSKNLNLNTGEIEVLANKLKIFNISKSLPLDYSNTNSDDLRLKYRYLELRKSILFKNLKVRSQVICLIRTFMTKKNFLDVETPLLTKSTPEGARDYLVPSRNYPGKFYALPQSPQLFKQLLMISGIDRYYQIVKCFRDEDLRSDRQPEFTQVDIEASFLNAIQVRKIIEQLIKKIWLKILNYNLNKFPVISFKESMERYGSDKPDLRNPIEIIDVFDIFNKKEFFKFFEINTSKKNRIALLCFSEGEKISRKKIEKYCNYVNKFGAKKLFYIKITKYEIGQSNIQSSIKKILNNTLLNKIINKTNAKNGDILFIMADKEDIVNKSLGMLRIKLANDFKIFEENIWKPVWIINFPMFKKDKFKKLSSVHHPFTAFKKNHEKKYNNNLDKAMSDSYDLVINGYEIGGGSVRIHNAETQKKIFDIIGINEKDQTEKFGFLIEALKYGAPPHAGIALGLDRIIMLLRNTNNIRDVIAFPKTTSALCPMTNAPSILKKENLKELSIKIVKK from the coding sequence ATGCGCACTAAATATTGTGGAAATATTAGAATTATTGATTTAAACAAATCTTTAATTTTATCTGGTTGGGTAAATAAAATAAGAAATTTTGGTCAATTCATTTTTGTAGACATGAGAGATTGCACTGGTATTGTACAAATTATTTTTGAATTAAAAAATGATGCTATTTTTAAAAAAGCATTAAGCTTAAAAAATGAATCATGTATTCAAGTTGTAGGAACTGTACGAAAAAGAAATAGTAAAAATTTAAATTTAAATACTGGAGAAATAGAAGTATTAGCTAATAAACTAAAAATTTTTAATATTTCAAAATCACTCCCGTTAGATTATTCAAATACTAATAGTGATGATTTAAGATTAAAATATCGTTATTTAGAACTTAGAAAATCTATTTTATTTAAAAATTTAAAAGTTAGAAGCCAAGTTATTTGTTTGATAAGAACTTTCATGACAAAGAAAAATTTTTTAGATGTTGAAACACCATTATTAACAAAATCTACTCCAGAAGGAGCTAGAGATTATTTAGTTCCTAGTCGAAACTATCCAGGCAAATTTTATGCTTTACCGCAATCACCTCAATTATTTAAACAATTATTAATGATATCTGGAATTGACAGATATTATCAGATAGTAAAATGTTTTCGTGATGAAGATTTAAGATCTGACCGACAACCTGAATTTACACAAGTCGATATTGAAGCTTCCTTTTTAAATGCAATACAAGTTCGAAAAATTATAGAACAATTAATAAAAAAAATTTGGCTTAAAATACTAAATTATAATTTAAATAAATTTCCTGTTATATCTTTTAAAGAATCAATGGAAAGATATGGATCAGATAAACCTGATTTACGTAATCCTATAGAAATAATTGACGTATTTGATATTTTTAATAAAAAAGAATTTTTTAAATTTTTTGAAATTAATACGTCTAAAAAAAATAGAATAGCTTTATTGTGTTTTTCTGAAGGAGAAAAAATAAGTCGAAAAAAAATTGAAAAATATTGCAATTACGTAAATAAATTTGGTGCTAAAAAACTATTTTATATAAAAATAACAAAATATGAAATAGGTCAATCAAATATTCAAAGTTCAATAAAAAAGATTTTAAACAACACTCTCTTGAATAAAATTATAAATAAAACGAATGCTAAAAACGGAGATATTTTATTTATAATGGCAGATAAAGAAGATATTGTAAATAAATCTCTTGGAATGTTACGTATAAAATTAGCAAATGATTTTAAAATTTTTGAAGAAAATATTTGGAAACCAGTATGGATTATCAATTTCCCAATGTTTAAAAAAGATAAATTTAAAAAATTATCTTCAGTTCATCATCCTTTTACTGCTTTTAAAAAAAATCATGAAAAAAAATACAATAATAATTTAGATAAAGCAATGTCAGATAGTTATGATTTAGTTATTAATGGATATGAAATTGGTGGCGGTTCTGTTCGTATTCATAATGCAGAAACACAAAAAAAAATCTTTGATATTATTGGTATAAATGAAAAAGATCAAACAGAAAAATTTGGATTTTTAATAGAAGCGTTAAAATATGGTGCTCCACCTCATGCAGGTATAGCTTTAGGATTAGATAGAATAATTATGTTATTAAGAAATACAAATAATATTAGAGATGTAATTGCTTTTCCTAAAACAACATCTGCATTGTGCCCAATGACTAATGCTCCTAGTATATTAAAAAAAGAAAACTTAAAAGAGTTAAGTATTAAAATCGTTAAAAAATGA
- the trxB gene encoding thioredoxin-disulfide reductase, with product MNIVKHNKVIILGSGPAGYTAAIYTARANLNPVLITGDNKGGQLMNTNEIENWPGDKNRITGLELMDRMYEHAIKYQTQIISDKIISVEFNKKPFLLLGEKNTYTADSVIIATGSNPRQLGLKSEKKFQGKGVSTCAICDGFFYKNKDVAVVGGGNTAIEETLYLSNFVKKINLIHRKEHFKAEKILVNRLLKLVKNKKVILHCNHYIKEILGNESGVTNLLIKDVNSSKKNIKKIIVSGLFVAIGHIPNTNIFINQLEIENGYIKIKHEKHGNYTQTSIPGIFAAGDVTDHVYKQAITSSASGCMAAIDCERYLNSIC from the coding sequence ATGAATATTGTAAAACACAACAAAGTTATTATTTTAGGATCAGGTCCTGCTGGATATACTGCTGCTATATACACAGCGAGAGCTAATTTAAATCCTGTACTAATTACTGGAGATAATAAGGGAGGTCAATTAATGAATACTAATGAAATTGAAAATTGGCCTGGAGATAAAAATCGAATTACTGGTTTAGAATTAATGGACCGTATGTATGAACATGCAATAAAATATCAAACACAAATTATATCAGATAAAATTATTTCAGTAGAATTCAATAAAAAACCATTTCTTTTATTAGGAGAAAAAAATACATATACTGCTGATTCAGTGATTATTGCTACTGGTTCCAATCCACGTCAATTAGGTCTTAAATCAGAAAAAAAATTTCAAGGAAAAGGAGTTTCTACTTGTGCAATATGTGATGGTTTTTTTTATAAAAATAAAGATGTTGCAGTAGTTGGAGGAGGAAATACAGCTATTGAAGAAACACTATACTTATCAAATTTCGTAAAAAAAATAAATTTAATACATCGTAAAGAACATTTTAAGGCAGAAAAAATACTAGTTAACCGATTACTAAAACTAGTAAAAAATAAGAAAGTGATACTTCACTGCAACCATTATATAAAAGAAATATTAGGAAATGAGTCAGGTGTTACAAATCTATTAATTAAAGATGTAAACTCATCTAAAAAAAACATAAAAAAAATTATTGTTTCTGGTCTATTTGTTGCAATAGGACATATTCCTAATACAAATATATTTATAAATCAATTAGAAATAGAGAATGGGTATATCAAAATTAAACATGAAAAACATGGAAACTATACACAAACGAGTATTCCAGGTATTTTCGCTGCAGGTGATGTAACAGATCATGTATATAAACAAGCAATTACATCTTCTGCCAGTGGTTGTATGGCAGCAATAGATTGTGAACGTTATTTAAATTCTATTTGTTAA
- the infA gene encoding translation initiation factor IF-1, which produces MPKEDNIEMQGTVIDTLPNTMFRVELENKHIITAHISGKMRKNYIRILTGDKVTVELTPYDLTKGRIIFRSR; this is translated from the coding sequence ATGCCTAAAGAAGATAATATTGAAATGCAAGGAACAGTTATTGATACATTACCAAATACAATGTTTCGTGTAGAATTAGAAAACAAACATATTATTACTGCACATATTTCAGGAAAAATGCGAAAAAACTACATTAGAATATTAACAGGAGACAAGGTCACTGTTGAATTAACACCATATGATTTAACAAAAGGCAGAATTATTTTCAGAAGTCGCTAA
- the pyk gene encoding pyruvate kinase, which produces MLTRLRRTKIVATLGPSTDKGNNLKNIIKSGVNVLRLNFSHGTSDEHKERAKKAREIMLELNYNIALLGDLQGPKIRISKFQKNSIFLDKNKIFILDSNLKDSNGNEERVGIDYKKLPQDLKVNDILLLDDGKIQLKVFKVTNFEIFTKVIIGGVLSNNKGINKLGGGLSANALTEKDKKDIILASEIDVDYLAVSFPRCGEDLKKARFLLNKAGSQAKIIAKIERAEAVKDQDSIEDIILSSDAIMIARGDLGVEIGDAELVGIQKNLIRSARKLNKVVITATQMMESMILNPSPTRAEVMDVANAVLDGSDAVMLSAETASGKYPSETVLNMSKVCMGAEKIPSINVSRHRINIKFNDIEEAIAMSAMYAANHLNGITAIITMTESGKTALMTSRITSGLPIYALSKHKKTLNLSTLYRGVVPIYFDSKHDGVEAANEAIILLCKKGFLFHNDLVIITQGDIMGKTGKTNTSRILKVVC; this is translated from the coding sequence ATGTTAACTCGTTTAAGAAGAACTAAAATTGTTGCTACCTTAGGTCCTTCTACAGATAAAGGAAATAATCTTAAAAACATCATTAAATCTGGAGTAAATGTACTTCGTTTAAATTTTTCTCATGGCACTTCTGATGAACATAAAGAAAGAGCGAAAAAAGCAAGAGAAATAATGTTGGAGTTAAATTATAATATTGCTTTACTTGGTGATTTACAAGGACCTAAAATTAGAATTTCCAAATTTCAAAAAAATAGTATTTTTCTTGATAAAAATAAAATTTTTATATTAGATTCAAATTTAAAAGATAGTAATGGTAATGAAGAAAGAGTTGGCATTGATTATAAAAAATTACCACAAGATTTAAAAGTTAATGATATTTTACTGTTAGATGATGGTAAAATACAACTAAAAGTATTTAAAGTTACAAATTTTGAGATATTTACTAAAGTAATTATAGGAGGTGTTTTATCTAACAATAAAGGAATTAATAAATTAGGTGGGGGATTATCAGCAAATGCTTTAACAGAAAAAGATAAAAAAGATATAATACTTGCTTCTGAAATAGATGTAGATTATTTAGCAGTATCTTTTCCTAGATGTGGCGAAGATTTAAAAAAAGCAAGATTTTTATTAAATAAAGCAGGTAGTCAAGCTAAAATTATAGCTAAAATAGAGCGAGCAGAAGCAGTAAAAGATCAAGATTCTATTGAAGATATAATATTATCTTCAGATGCTATTATGATTGCGAGAGGAGATTTAGGTGTTGAAATTGGAGATGCAGAACTTGTAGGTATCCAAAAAAATTTAATTAGAAGTGCACGAAAATTAAACAAAGTAGTTATTACTGCTACTCAAATGATGGAATCTATGATTTTAAATCCGTCACCTACTCGTGCAGAAGTCATGGATGTTGCAAACGCTGTATTAGATGGAAGTGATGCTGTTATGTTATCTGCTGAAACTGCTTCAGGTAAGTATCCATCTGAAACTGTATTAAATATGTCAAAAGTTTGTATGGGAGCGGAAAAAATACCTAGTATTAATGTATCTAGACATCGTATTAATATAAAATTTAATGATATAGAAGAAGCTATTGCTATGTCAGCTATGTATGCAGCAAATCATTTAAATGGTATTACAGCAATTATTACAATGACAGAGTCTGGTAAAACTGCTTTAATGACTTCTAGAATAACATCTGGACTTCCTATTTATGCTTTATCAAAACACAAAAAAACCTTGAATTTATCAACTCTATATAGAGGTGTAGTGCCTATTTATTTTGATAGTAAACACGATGGAGTTGAGGCGGCTAATGAAGCTATAATTTTATTATGTAAAAAAGGTTTTCTATTTCATAATGATTTAGTTATTATTACTCAAGGTGATATAATGGGTAAAACAGGAAAAACAAATACTAGTAGAATTTTAAAAGTTGTTTGTTAA
- the znuB gene encoding zinc ABC transporter permease subunit ZnuB: MFESIFTGWLSGIFLSFATGPLGSFIVWRRMSSFGDTLSHSSLLGLAISVAFNTNSFYVIFIFISFLAIFLAWLEKILPIPLETILSIISHSSLSLGIVLISFISTSRPIDFNNYLFGDLLTVTKSDLITIFLGSIIVLIILIIRWNSILLVTINPELAQIDGINIFYTRLILMLTTALTISISIKFVGALLITSLLVIPPATAKYFANSPEKMVIIGIIVSIFSVTGGIILALFFNTPTSPSIVLFSSFLYLLSIIKNFFKKI, encoded by the coding sequence ATGTTTGAATCAATTTTTACTGGATGGTTATCAGGAATTTTTCTTTCTTTTGCTACAGGACCTTTAGGTTCGTTTATAGTTTGGCGTCGTATGTCATCTTTTGGTGATACATTATCACATTCTTCTTTACTTGGATTAGCGATATCTGTAGCATTTAATACTAATTCTTTTTATGTTATTTTTATTTTTATAAGTTTTCTTGCTATTTTTTTAGCATGGTTAGAAAAAATACTACCAATTCCACTGGAAACCATATTAAGTATAATATCTCATAGTTCACTTTCTTTGGGAATAGTATTAATTAGTTTTATTTCTACTTCACGACCAATAGATTTTAATAATTATCTATTTGGTGACTTATTAACTGTCACTAAATCTGATTTAATTACTATTTTTTTAGGAAGTATTATAGTCTTAATTATTCTAATTATTCGTTGGAATTCAATTTTATTAGTAACAATCAATCCAGAGTTAGCTCAAATTGATGGTATAAATATTTTTTATACACGTTTAATTTTGATGTTAACAACAGCTTTAACTATTTCTATTTCAATTAAATTTGTAGGTGCGTTATTAATTACTTCTTTATTAGTTATACCCCCTGCTACTGCAAAATATTTTGCTAATTCACCAGAAAAAATGGTAATAATTGGTATTATAGTCAGTATTTTTTCTGTTACAGGAGGAATAATTTTAGCACTTTTTTTTAACACACCCACAAGTCCATCAATTGTATTATTTTCTTCTTTTCTCTATTTGTTAAGTATCATAAAAAATTTTTTTAAAAAAATATGA